A stretch of Prunus dulcis chromosome 6, ALMONDv2, whole genome shotgun sequence DNA encodes these proteins:
- the LOC117631510 gene encoding auxin response factor 18 translates to MRDSERSLDPQLWHACAGGMVHMPPVNSKVFYFPQGHAEHAQAHVDFSSASLRIPSLILCRVASIKFMADPETDEVFAKIKLNPIENNEPYASDEDSMEADGSENQEKPASFAKTLTQSDANNGGGFSVPRYCAETIFPRLDYSADPPVQTVIAKDVHGEIWKFRHIYRGTPRRHLLTTGWSTFVNQKKLVAGDSIVFLRAENGDLCVGIRRAKRGLDGAGGPELASGWNNSHGGGSGACVLPYGGFSVFLREEENKMVRNGGGNLSPNGNLRGKGRVRPESVVEAATMAANGQAFEVVYYPRASTPEFCVKASAVRAAMRVQWCSGMRFKMAFETEDSSRISWFMGTIASVQVSDPIRWPNSPWRLLQVTWDEPDLLQNVKCVSPWLIELVSNFPMIHMSPFSPPRKKLRLPQPDFTLDGQLTLPSFSGNPLGPSSPLCCLPDNTPAGIQGARHAQFRISLSDLHVNNKLQSGLFQSSFQRFDQNSRISNGIRAGHTSSNENLSCLLTMGNSSQNSEKSDNVKKHQFLLFGQPILTEQQISRSCSSDAVSQLLTGKDSKDGNQDRTKFLSDGSKSAHGMQVSLEKSSNAGFPWNKDFQGSDFDLDTGHCKVFMESEDVGRTLDLSVLGSYEELYRRLANMFGIEKPQMLSHVLYRDVTGAVKQTGVEPFSDFMKKAKRLTILTHPTGESIGRTWIRGMQNAENGLSATNKTGPLSIFA, encoded by the exons CTCATCAGCCTCCCTCAGAATCCCATCTCTCATTCTCTGTAGAGTGGCCTCCATCAAATTCATGGCGGACCCAGAAACCGACGAGGTCTTCGCCAAGATTAAGCTAAACCCAATTGAAAACAACGAGCCTTATGCCTCGGATGAAGACTCCATGGAGGCTGATGGGTctgaaaatcaagaaaagcCAGCATCTTTCGCTAAGACTCTTACCCAATCGGACGCTAACAATGGCGGTGGGTTCTCTGTACCCAGGTACTGCGCTGAAACCATTTTTCCTCGATTGGATTACTCGGCCGACCCGCCGGTCCAGACCGTGATTGCTAAGGACGTTCATGGCGAGATATGGAAGTTCAGGCACATTTACAGAGGCACGCCCAGGCGCCATTTGTTGACCACTGGGTGGAGCACATTTGTGAACCAGAAGAAGTTGGTGGCTGGCGACTCGATTGTGTTCTTGAGAGCTGAAAATGGTGATCTTTGTGTCGGGATTAGGCGAGCCAAGAGAGGATTGGATGGCGCTGGTGGGCCTGAATTGGCATCTGGGTGGAACAACAGCCATGGAGGAGGCTCTGGAGCTTGTGTTCTTCCATATGGTGGGTTCTCTGTGTTTTTGAGAGAGGAGGAGAACAAGATGGTGAGAAACGGGGGTGGGAATTTGAGTCCCAATGGGAATTTGAGAGGGAAGGGCAGAGTGAGGCCTGAAAGTGTTGTTGAAGCTGCAACTATGGCGGCAAATGGGCAGGCGTTTGAGGTGGTTTATTATCCGAGGGCCAGCACGCCGGAGTTTTGCGTTAAGGCCTCGGCGGTGAGGGCGGCGATGAGGGTGCAGTGGTGCTCAGGAATGAGGTTCAAGATGGCGTTTGAGACTGAGGACTCATCTAGGATAAGCTGGTTCATGGGTACAATTGCTTCTGTTCAGGTTTCTGACCCAATTCGCTGGCCCAATTCCCCTTGGAGACTTCTACAG GTGACGTGGGATGAGCCAGATTTGTTACAGAATGTGAAGTGTGTCAGCCCATGGTTGATTGAACTGGTATCAAATTTTCCCATGATCCACATGTCACCCTTTTCACCACCAAGAAAGAAGTTGCGTCTCCCGCAACCAGACTTTACTCTTGATGGGCAATTAACATTGCCATCATTTTCAGGCAACCCCCTCGGGCCCAGCAGCCCCTTGTGTTGTCTACCTGACAACACTCCTGCAGGCATACAGGGAGCCAGGCATGCTCAATTTAGAATATCTTTATCAGATCTCCACGTTAACAACAAACTGCAGTCGGGGCTGTTCCAATCCAGTTTCCAGCGGTTTGATCAAAATTCTAGAATCTCCAATGGCATTAGGGCAGGCCATACAAGCAGCAATGAAAACCTTTCTTGCTTGCTGACAATGGGGAATTCTAGTCAGAACTCGGAGAAATCTGATAATGTGAAGAAACACCAGTTTTTACTCTTTGGTCAACCAATACTTACCGAGCAGCAGATTTCTCGGAGCTGTTCCAGTGATGCAGTTTCACAACTTCTTACTGGGAAAGATTCAAAAGATGGGAACCAAGATAGAACAAAGTTTCTTTCTGATGGTTCAAAATCTGCACATGGGATGCAAGTTTCACTAGAAAAATCCTCTAATGCTGGGTTTCCATGGAATAAGGATTTTCAAGGTTCTGACTTTGACCTGGATACCGGTCATTGCAAGGTTTTCATGGAGTCAGAGGATGTGGGACGGACTCTGGACCTCTCGGTTCTTGGCTCTTATGAAGAGCTGTACAGGAGGCTGGCCAACATGTTTGGAATAGAAAAACCACAGATGCTGAGCCATGTTCTTTACCGGGATGTGACAGGTGCTGTTAAACAAACTGGAGTTGAACCATTCAG tgattttatgaaaaaagcaaaaagactgACCATTCTAACACATCCAACCGGTGAAAGTATTGGCAG GACGTGGATTCGAGGAATGCAAAATGCGGAAAATGGACTCAGCGCAACAAATAAGACTGGTCCTTTGAGCATATTTGCTTAG
- the LOC117632256 gene encoding ubiquitin-like protein 5, which translates to MIEVVLNDRLGKKVRVKCNEDDTIGDLKKLVAAQTGTRADKIRIQKWYNIYKDHITLKDYEIHDGMGLELYYN; encoded by the coding sequence atgatcgAGGTGGTGCTGAACGACAGGCTGGGAAAGAAGGTTCGGGTGAAATGCAACGAGGACGACACCATAGGCGACCTGAAGAAGCTGGTGGCGGCCCAGACGGGGACCCGAGCCGATAAGATCCGAATCCAAAAGTGGTACAACATTTACAAGGATCACATCACTCTCAAGGATTACGAAATCCACGACGGCATGGGCCTCGAACTCTACTACAACTGA